The nucleotide sequence TATGTCAAGAAAGCCTTTAATCTTGTGCAAGCAGGAAGATACTGGGCGAAAGATATAGAGATAGACATTCTTGGAAAAGATAATAACGGGAGGATATATGCTGGAGAAGTTAAATGGAGAAACAAAAAGGTTGGGTTGAAGGAATACATCGGCCTAAAGACAAAAGCCGACAAGCTACGAATACCCGTAGACTATTTCATACTCATTTCCAAGAGTGGATTTGAAGAAGACCTCTTCAAACTAAACGAGAATCTCTATCTAATAGAATTCACAAAAGAAAATGGATGGGTTGTTAGATTTTCTCCTGATTCATCGGCAGAACGATAGCAGAAACTCGGTACTATCAAACAAGCGCAAAAACATATAGACTTTTGTGATTTTCGTACTAATGTGGAAATCCACTTCCATTTTAGTCCGAGAATTTAGGAAGTCGACTTCCAGAATTCTCGGATTATGGTATAATTGTACCTGAGCTGTCGAATCCTCAAGGGAGATGAGAGCGATGAGGTTAATAAAACGAGAAATCGTAAAGGAATTAAGACAGCATTTGCAAAAGCCAGAGATAACGTTTCTCGTTGGACCAAGGCAAGCTGGGAAGACAACTATTCTCAGAATCTTAGAAAACGAGCTGAAAGCTCAGGGAAAGAAAACACTCTTCCTCAACCTCGATATCGAGGAAGATAAGATGCATTTCTCCTCTCAATCCAGCCTTCTAAAGAAGATAGAGCTCGAAATTGGCAAAGAAGGTTTCGTGTTTATCGATGAAATCCAACGAAAAGAAGATGCAGGTGTCTTTTTAAAGGGTATATACGACATGGGTCTACCGTATAAATTCATCGTTTCTGGCTCTGGAAGTGTGGAGCTCAAAGAGAGGCTTCACGAATCGCTCGCAGGTCGAAAGCGCTTGTTTGAGATATCTACGCTATCTTTCGAGGAATTTGTTAACTTCAAGACGGACTATAGATACGAGATGAACTTAGAGACATTCTTTGACTTAGAAAAAGCCAAAACTCTAAGTCTACTAAATGAGTATCTGCACTTTGGTGGATATCCAAGAGTTGTATTAGAAGACCAATTAAAGGAAAAAAGACTAACGATAAGCGAGATATACAGAAGCTATGTTGAAAAGGACATAACGTACCTGCTCCGCGTTGTGCGAATTGAAGAATTCACCACACTTGTAAGAATCTTAGCTTCTCTGTCAGGAAGAATGCTTAATCTAACAAACCTGTCTTCTGAGGCGGGAGTATCGTCGAAAACCGTAAAGCAATACCTATGGTATCTACAACAAACATACATAATAGACCTGATAACACCTTTCTCAACAAACCGAATTAAGGAATTAACAAAAGCACCGACTGCCTATTTCACAGACTTGGGCTTGAGAAACTACGCTGCAGGTGTTTTTGGAAACCTTGCTGATTTTGGTTTCGTCTTTCAAAACTTCGTTTATTTGAAGCTCAAAAGACTTTCTAAAGAGCATGATTTCACCGTGCACTTCTGGAGAACGAAAGATAATGCTGAGGTAGATTTCGTCCTCACGAAAGAAGACAAAATCATCCCAATTGAAGTCAAATACAAGAGCATTGAAGAGCCAGCTGCGACAAGAAGCTTGCAGAGCTTTATCAACAGATACGACCCTGAGAAGGCAATATTGGTAAACATCTTCGGAAGACGAACAGAAAGAATAAAAGATACTACGCTGGAGTTAGTTCCGTTCTACATGCTTGA is from Fervidobacterium gondwanense DSM 13020 and encodes:
- a CDS encoding ATP-binding protein — protein: MRLIKREIVKELRQHLQKPEITFLVGPRQAGKTTILRILENELKAQGKKTLFLNLDIEEDKMHFSSQSSLLKKIELEIGKEGFVFIDEIQRKEDAGVFLKGIYDMGLPYKFIVSGSGSVELKERLHESLAGRKRLFEISTLSFEEFVNFKTDYRYEMNLETFFDLEKAKTLSLLNEYLHFGGYPRVVLEDQLKEKRLTISEIYRSYVEKDITYLLRVVRIEEFTTLVRILASLSGRMLNLTNLSSEAGVSSKTVKQYLWYLQQTYIIDLITPFSTNRIKELTKAPTAYFTDLGLRNYAAGVFGNLADFGFVFQNFVYLKLKRLSKEHDFTVHFWRTKDNAEVDFVLTKEDKIIPIEVKYKSIEEPAATRSLQSFINRYDPEKAILVNIFGRRTERIKDTTLELVPFYMLDKLISGLFS